The following proteins are co-located in the Hydrogenophaga sp. RAC07 genome:
- a CDS encoding IS5 family transposase (programmed frameshift), giving the protein MEITPAQFATIEHCLPKQRGNVSLSNLQVVNAILYVAEHGCKWRGLPKRFGNWHTIYTRMNRWTKAGVLDRMFEELQRAQVVRIKIEAVSLDSTSIKVHPDGTGAPKKNGPQAIGKSRGGWNTKIHMVAADARTAVTFCLSPGQAHDAPEGRRLLNSLGPTSRPVHLLMDRAYEGNETRQLALDLGFIPVVPPMKTRIEPWEYDREMYRRRNEVERLFRRLKGYRRIFSRFEKLDLMFLGFISFVLVADGLRLC; this is encoded by the exons ATGGAGATCACACCCGCACAATTCGCCACCATTGAGCACTGCCTGCCCAAGCAGCGTGGCAACGTCAGCCTGAGTAACCTGCAGGTGGTCAATGCGATCCTCTATGTGGCCGAGCATGGCTGCAAGTGGCGCGGTCTGCCCAAGCGCTTTGGCAATTGGCACACGATTTACACGCGCATGAACCGCTGGACCAAAGCCGGCGTCCTGGATCGCATGTTCGAGGAGTTGCAGCGTGCACAGGTCGTGCGAATCAAGATCGAAGCGGTCTCTCTGGACTCCACAAGCATCAAGGTCCATCCCGACGGCACGGGGGCAC CTAAAAAAAACGGCCCACAAGCCATCGGAAAGTCCCGAGGCGGATGGAACACCAAGATTCATATGGTTGCCGCGGATGCTCGAACGGCCGTGACGTTCTGCCTCTCGCCTGGACAGGCGCACGACGCGCCTGAAGGCCGGCGCCTGCTCAACAGTCTTGGGCCGACCAGCAGACCAGTGCACTTGTTGATGGACCGTGCCTACGAAGGCAATGAGACACGGCAGTTGGCACTGGATCTGGGTTTCATTCCAGTGGTGCCACCAATGAAGACGCGGATCGAACCTTGGGAATACGACCGCGAGATGTACAGGCGTCGCAACGAGGTCGAGCGCTTGTTCCGTCGGCTCAAGGGCTATCGCCGTATCTTCTCGCGGTTCGAGAAACTCGACCTCATGTTCCTGGGCTTCATCAGCTTCGTGCTCGTCGCTGATGGTCTGCGGTTGTGTTAA
- a CDS encoding ImmA/IrrE family metallo-endopeptidase gives MWTPSQIELEARRLLSEIEKHADRLWPNTPPDRLFMCEPEAACRVLGLKYLPDSHLGTYGGTATAGLLDRANKRVMLSSRQSYEAQRFTGAHEVGHYLLHPAQLMFRDRTLSAHGGPGRPVEEQQADFFAACFLIPPKLLLKAFRARFPVNEPLVNTSAICFNLSIANHQYLESLPPGSMEFALAVARAEAFNGYRFKSLATLFSVSDHAMAIRLQEMGLVN, from the coding sequence ATGTGGACGCCAAGTCAAATAGAGCTTGAAGCACGGAGGCTTCTTTCTGAGATAGAAAAGCATGCCGATCGGCTGTGGCCCAACACGCCACCAGATCGATTGTTCATGTGTGAGCCCGAGGCGGCTTGTCGTGTTCTCGGGCTGAAGTACCTGCCTGACAGTCACTTGGGTACCTACGGCGGTACTGCAACCGCTGGGCTCTTGGATCGAGCCAACAAAAGAGTGATGCTGTCATCGCGGCAGAGCTATGAGGCGCAGCGTTTCACTGGGGCACATGAGGTGGGCCACTATCTGCTCCATCCGGCGCAACTTATGTTCCGGGATCGCACGCTGTCTGCACATGGAGGACCTGGACGCCCGGTCGAGGAGCAACAAGCTGACTTTTTCGCGGCTTGTTTCCTCATTCCTCCAAAGCTGCTACTCAAGGCATTCAGAGCGCGCTTCCCGGTCAACGAGCCCCTGGTGAATACGAGCGCGATCTGCTTCAACCTGTCTATCGCGAACCATCAGTACCTTGAGAGTCTTCCCCCTGGATCGATGGAATTCGCCCTCGCTGTGGCGCGCGCTGAGGCGTTCAACGGCTATCGCTTCAAGTCACTCGCGACCTTATTCAGCGTGTCAGACCATGCCATGGCAATCAGACTGCAGGAGATGGGGCTGGTGAACTAG
- a CDS encoding 2Fe-2S iron-sulfur cluster-binding protein: protein MKTFRIRVDGQASHVEADSETSLFAAMTRGGIAWPVSCRNGTCRTCIVRLLQGQVRYDIPWPGLSAEEKLEDYCLPCVALPMSDVVIAQA, encoded by the coding sequence ATGAAAACCTTTCGTATTCGGGTTGACGGCCAAGCGTCTCACGTGGAGGCCGACAGCGAGACCAGCTTGTTCGCTGCGATGACGCGCGGAGGAATCGCATGGCCGGTGTCCTGTCGCAACGGGACTTGTCGCACGTGCATTGTTCGCTTGCTACAGGGGCAAGTGCGCTACGACATTCCTTGGCCCGGCCTGAGTGCCGAGGAAAAGTTGGAAGACTATTGCCTGCCATGCGTTGCCCTGCCAATGTCGGATGTTGTCATCGCACAAGCCTGA
- a CDS encoding DUF4917 family protein, whose protein sequence is MPFEIRPWEAIAENYDCTVLLGNGASISVSPSFSYGSLLQHAAEQNLLPEDAQRLFEFFQTNDFELVLRIVWQASNVNRSLQIPDKRTHAAYVGLRDCLIKTVRDIHPEHGAVSIHLPSIYQFLKRFKTVISLNYDLVLYWAMTYGLDIDDQHAFKDCFVGGGAFDDNWQRFRQPIRGDLSTSLVFYAHGSLVLCRNLVEQERKIHNLQDGLLEAVLQRWQNGEVVPLFVSEGTWTQKVASIQNSYYLSTVYREVLKSQRDTLVIYGWGFAEQDIHLLKRMKDTGINRVAVSVFRGDQAYCNRVFQMIHDELGAHVAVDFFGSESPGCWIHPAH, encoded by the coding sequence ATGCCGTTTGAGATCAGGCCTTGGGAAGCGATTGCGGAAAATTACGACTGCACAGTTCTGCTCGGCAACGGTGCCAGCATTTCCGTCAGTCCGAGCTTCTCTTACGGATCGCTGCTGCAACATGCCGCCGAACAAAACCTGCTTCCCGAGGATGCTCAGCGGTTGTTCGAGTTCTTTCAGACCAACGATTTTGAGCTGGTTCTTCGGATCGTCTGGCAGGCATCAAACGTCAATCGTTCGCTACAAATACCCGACAAGCGAACCCATGCCGCCTACGTTGGCCTGAGGGACTGCCTCATCAAAACAGTCCGCGACATTCACCCGGAGCACGGTGCGGTAAGCATCCACCTGCCGAGCATCTATCAGTTCTTGAAGCGGTTCAAAACTGTCATCTCGCTCAACTACGACCTGGTGCTGTACTGGGCGATGACCTACGGGTTGGACATTGACGATCAGCATGCGTTCAAAGACTGCTTTGTGGGAGGTGGCGCCTTCGACGATAACTGGCAGCGATTCAGGCAGCCGATCCGAGGAGATCTTTCAACCTCGCTGGTGTTCTATGCGCATGGCAGCCTTGTTTTATGCCGAAACTTGGTCGAGCAGGAGCGCAAGATCCATAACCTTCAAGACGGGTTGCTGGAAGCGGTCCTTCAACGCTGGCAAAACGGAGAGGTCGTCCCCTTGTTCGTGAGCGAGGGAACGTGGACGCAGAAAGTTGCTTCCATCCAGAACAGCTACTACCTCTCCACTGTCTACAGAGAGGTTCTGAAATCACAGCGGGACACACTGGTGATCTATGGCTGGGGCTTCGCCGAGCAGGACATTCACCTGCTGAAGCGCATGAAAGACACGGGGATCAATCGTGTGGCGGTATCAGTATTCCGAGGGGATCAGGCTTACTGCAATCGGGTCTTTCAGATGATCCACGACGAATTGGGAGCGCATGTCGCTGTAGACTTCTTCGGCAGCGAGAGCCCCGGTTGCTGGATTCACCCAGCTCACTAA
- a CDS encoding IS30 family transposase — protein sequence MKQLTGRDAMPSPGAPALRREVERQFWVQIATGITSERAAEAVGVSQAVGSRWFRHRGGMPLFMSKPVSGRYLSFAEREEIGLLRAQDVSVREIARRIGRSPSTVSRELTRNAATRSGKLEYRPSVAQWKSDLAARRPKPAKLVTNQRLRDYVQDRLEGKIRDAQGLEVAGPRQAPFIGRNKPHRGDRKWVNGWSPEQIANRLQVDFPDDPSMRISHEAIYQALYIQGRGALKRELVSYLRTGRALRTPRARSQAKAWAHVSEEVMISSRPAEIGDRAVPGHWEGDLIIGLDRSAIGTLVERSSRFTMLVHLPREEGYGLTPRTKNGPALAGYGAITMANALKRTVTKLPTQLWQSLTWDRGKELSDHARFTIESGVKVFFADPRSPWQRGTNENTNGLLRQYFPKGTDLSRWSEQEIQAVALTLNNRPRKTLGWKTPAEALNDYLKSANQPGVATTG from the coding sequence ATGAAGCAATTGACAGGGAGAGACGCGATGCCCTCTCCGGGGGCTCCTGCACTTCGGCGAGAGGTCGAGCGCCAGTTCTGGGTACAGATTGCAACCGGAATCACCAGTGAGAGGGCAGCCGAGGCGGTAGGCGTATCGCAGGCGGTGGGCTCGCGCTGGTTCCGGCATCGTGGCGGCATGCCATTGTTCATGTCGAAACCTGTATCTGGAAGGTATCTGTCGTTCGCGGAGCGAGAGGAGATTGGACTTCTGCGAGCTCAAGATGTCAGTGTGCGGGAGATCGCTCGTCGTATTGGTCGAAGCCCCTCAACTGTTTCGCGGGAGTTGACGCGCAACGCTGCGACCCGCAGTGGCAAGCTTGAGTACCGGCCTTCGGTCGCGCAGTGGAAGTCCGATCTGGCCGCCAGAAGGCCCAAGCCTGCCAAGCTCGTGACGAATCAGCGTTTGCGCGACTATGTCCAAGATCGCCTGGAGGGCAAGATCCGCGATGCCCAAGGGCTGGAGGTGGCTGGACCTCGACAGGCTCCTTTCATCGGCCGCAACAAGCCTCATCGTGGTGACCGCAAATGGGTCAATGGCTGGTCGCCAGAGCAGATTGCAAACCGCCTGCAGGTCGACTTCCCGGATGATCCGTCCATGCGCATCTCTCACGAAGCCATCTACCAGGCGCTCTATATCCAGGGCAGAGGCGCCCTCAAGCGTGAGCTTGTGAGCTACCTGCGTACGGGGCGTGCTTTGCGCACCCCCCGGGCCAGGTCCCAAGCCAAGGCATGGGCACATGTCAGTGAAGAGGTGATGATCTCCAGCCGCCCTGCTGAGATAGGAGATCGTGCGGTACCCGGTCACTGGGAGGGGGACCTGATCATCGGCCTGGACAGGTCGGCCATTGGTACGCTGGTGGAACGGTCAAGCCGGTTCACCATGCTCGTGCACCTGCCGCGCGAGGAAGGCTATGGACTGACTCCTCGAACAAAGAATGGTCCTGCGCTGGCGGGTTACGGCGCCATCACCATGGCCAACGCCCTCAAGAGAACAGTGACCAAGCTGCCTACCCAGCTATGGCAGTCATTGACTTGGGATCGTGGCAAGGAGCTGTCCGACCATGCACGATTCACCATTGAGTCTGGGGTGAAAGTCTTCTTTGCCGATCCTCGCAGTCCATGGCAGCGCGGTACGAACGAAAACACAAACGGGCTGCTGCGCCAATACTTCCCCAAAGGCACCGACCTGTCTCGCTGGAGCGAGCAAGAGATTCAAGCCGTGGCACTGACCTTGAACAACAGGCCACGCAAGACGTTGGGTTGGAAGACTCCCGCAGAGGCGCTTAATGACTACCTAAAATCGGCTAACCAACCCGGTGTTGCGACGACCGGTTGA
- a CDS encoding ABC-three component system protein — protein MIHHIFSTLPSFKNLGDLKSGLIVLLAQKTEGASTKQTRNRAGKTSFIELVHFLLGSEAGPESIFRTSALAEHTFGMDFDLKSERTVVERSGSSKAKFFVTAPPAAKVKFSATEWGTFLGEQMFGLSSLEAAGSKPPSFRSLFAYFVRRQASGAFMTPEKQAAMQGTGDMQMALMFLLGLDWQIARDWQAVRDREKTLEELKKAAGNGAFGSIIGKAADLRTELTIQEARLKKLHTEIDIFQVLPEYRQLEVESANLTRQLNELANANTIDFSAIRDLESALASEVPPDHEDLQAVYQEAGVVLPGLVKRRYEDVKSFHESVVRNRKDYLSSELEAAKLRIELRDKKKAQLDHRRGEILGILRSHGALEQFLKLQGELGRLESEVESLRQRFEAAEQLEGTKNELDIERNRLTIRLRRDFAEQKDRLAEAIVAFEETSQQLYESAGSMTIDETSNGPIFKFPMQGERSKGIKNMQIFCFDMMLMRLCAKRGIGPGFLIHDSHLFDGVDGRQVISALHLGSEIAQELGFQYIVTMNEDDAFKETIEGFDLNDHVLPTRLTDSTEDGGLFGIRFG, from the coding sequence GTGATTCATCACATTTTCAGCACCCTGCCTAGTTTCAAGAATCTCGGAGATTTGAAGTCTGGCCTGATCGTACTACTCGCTCAAAAAACCGAGGGTGCTTCTACCAAGCAAACACGCAATCGCGCTGGCAAGACAAGTTTCATCGAACTGGTGCACTTTCTGCTGGGCTCCGAAGCCGGCCCAGAGTCGATCTTCCGTACCTCGGCGCTGGCTGAGCACACATTCGGCATGGACTTCGATCTGAAGTCGGAACGAACAGTTGTTGAGCGAAGCGGTAGTTCCAAAGCCAAGTTCTTCGTGACGGCACCGCCTGCCGCGAAGGTCAAGTTTTCGGCCACCGAGTGGGGTACGTTCCTCGGCGAACAGATGTTTGGCCTGAGCAGCCTTGAAGCTGCAGGCAGCAAGCCGCCTTCGTTCCGGTCGCTGTTTGCCTATTTCGTACGCCGGCAGGCGAGCGGCGCGTTCATGACGCCGGAAAAGCAGGCCGCGATGCAAGGCACTGGCGACATGCAGATGGCGCTCATGTTCTTGCTCGGCCTGGACTGGCAGATCGCCCGCGACTGGCAAGCAGTGCGCGACCGGGAGAAAACCCTTGAAGAGCTGAAGAAGGCGGCAGGGAATGGTGCGTTCGGATCAATCATCGGCAAGGCTGCCGACTTGCGCACGGAGCTGACCATTCAGGAAGCTCGTCTCAAGAAGCTTCACACGGAGATTGATATTTTCCAAGTCTTGCCGGAGTACCGGCAGCTTGAAGTCGAAAGCGCCAACCTGACTCGCCAGCTCAATGAGTTGGCCAACGCCAATACCATCGACTTCTCAGCTATTCGCGATCTGGAAAGTGCGCTGGCCTCCGAGGTCCCTCCGGACCATGAAGACCTCCAGGCGGTATATCAGGAGGCAGGTGTCGTGCTACCAGGCTTGGTCAAGCGCCGCTACGAGGACGTAAAGAGCTTTCACGAATCGGTGGTGCGCAATCGCAAAGACTACCTGTCGAGCGAGCTCGAAGCTGCAAAGCTCCGTATCGAATTGCGAGATAAAAAGAAGGCGCAGCTCGACCACAGGCGCGGCGAGATTCTGGGCATTCTCAGAAGCCATGGCGCGCTCGAACAGTTTCTCAAACTGCAAGGCGAACTGGGGCGACTGGAATCTGAAGTGGAATCGTTGCGGCAACGCTTCGAAGCCGCAGAGCAGCTCGAAGGAACAAAGAACGAATTGGATATTGAGCGCAACCGCCTCACGATCCGCCTGCGGCGTGACTTCGCCGAGCAGAAAGACCGCTTGGCGGAGGCCATCGTCGCCTTCGAGGAAACGTCTCAACAGCTGTATGAGTCAGCCGGAAGCATGACGATCGATGAAACCTCGAATGGACCGATCTTCAAGTTTCCGATGCAAGGGGAACGCAGCAAGGGAATCAAGAACATGCAGATCTTCTGCTTCGACATGATGCTCATGCGCTTGTGCGCCAAGCGGGGGATTGGGCCTGGGTTCCTGATCCATGACAGCCATCTATTCGACGGGGTCGACGGCCGCCAGGTCATTAGTGCGTTGCATCTTGGCTCGGAGATCGCTCAGGAGCTGGGCTTTCAGTACATCGTGACGATGAATGAAGACGATGCCTTCAAGGAGACCATCGAAGGCTTCGATCTCAATGACCACGTCCTTCCAACACGTTTGACCGATTCCACGGAGGATGGGGGGCTGTTCGGCATCAGATTTGGATGA
- a CDS encoding ABC-three component system middle component 6: MILPSKHLPQDRALLTVGAHILTFLARPKTVSALWEELNRHDAVLATAPRRVTYDWFLLALDLLHALGTIELESGLVARRTP, from the coding sequence ATGATCCTGCCGTCCAAGCATTTGCCGCAAGATCGTGCGTTGCTGACAGTCGGCGCCCATATCCTGACGTTCCTTGCACGCCCCAAGACCGTCTCTGCACTTTGGGAGGAACTGAACAGGCATGACGCGGTCCTGGCCACAGCACCTCGACGAGTGACGTATGACTGGTTCTTGCTCGCCCTCGATCTCCTGCATGCCCTCGGAACCATCGAACTTGAAAGCGGTCTTGTGGCACGGAGGACGCCGTGA
- a CDS encoding ABC-three component system protein, translating to MDRIQQLNYEKDFRIAFLESKGDGFQRLFEKLMSKVHPNDFMACRPWGNVGDRKNDGYLPSARILFQSYAPNELSAADAIKKINEDFGGAKEHWEEHFDEWAFVHNAPDGRLGPHIIEALAQLAQDNPQIKIGHCGYEEMLAKFRQLSLQDLESWFGPSLTMEANVNLGFSDLAAVLTHISITPVPTASEVKDVSRGKIEANLLSQAVADFLKIGMQKSPLVAQFFNSWKNPTYGEQIAQAFKSEYVGLRDRGPQFHPDEIFGRLEAWAGGVANTSPAHKAAVLAVMAYLFDKCEIFEDAQAVESA from the coding sequence ATGGATCGCATACAGCAGCTCAATTACGAAAAGGACTTCCGCATTGCCTTCTTGGAATCCAAGGGGGATGGTTTTCAACGTCTCTTCGAGAAGCTGATGTCGAAGGTGCACCCCAACGACTTCATGGCTTGCCGGCCCTGGGGGAACGTTGGGGATCGGAAAAACGACGGCTACTTGCCTTCCGCGCGAATCCTGTTTCAGAGTTACGCCCCCAACGAGCTGAGCGCCGCCGATGCCATCAAGAAGATCAACGAGGACTTCGGGGGAGCCAAAGAGCATTGGGAAGAACACTTTGATGAGTGGGCCTTCGTTCACAATGCACCCGATGGGCGTCTGGGTCCACACATCATCGAAGCCCTGGCCCAGCTCGCGCAAGACAACCCACAGATCAAGATCGGACACTGCGGGTACGAAGAGATGCTGGCGAAGTTCCGTCAGTTAAGCCTTCAGGATCTCGAGTCCTGGTTTGGCCCATCGTTAACGATGGAAGCAAACGTCAATTTGGGCTTCAGCGATCTGGCCGCCGTGCTTACTCACATCAGCATCACGCCTGTACCCACGGCGAGCGAGGTGAAGGATGTTTCGCGCGGAAAGATCGAGGCCAATCTTCTGTCTCAGGCTGTGGCCGACTTCCTGAAGATCGGCATGCAGAAATCGCCGCTCGTTGCACAGTTCTTCAACAGCTGGAAGAACCCAACGTATGGCGAGCAGATCGCGCAGGCATTCAAGAGCGAATACGTGGGGCTGCGGGATCGAGGGCCTCAGTTCCATCCTGATGAAATATTCGGTCGCCTGGAAGCGTGGGCCGGAGGCGTTGCGAACACCTCGCCCGCGCACAAGGCAGCGGTGTTGGCCGTCATGGCGTATCTATTCGACAAGTGCGAAATTTTTGAAGATGCTCAAGCGGTGGAATCTGCATGA
- a CDS encoding type II toxin-antitoxin system RelB/DinJ family antitoxin, translated as MLRYVMATSSDVVRARIDGHIKDEATNVLAGMGLSVSDAIRMLLTRIAADKALPFDINRVQAQPDAKKPRASA; from the coding sequence ATGTTGAGGTATGTAATGGCAACCAGCAGCGATGTCGTTCGCGCCCGAATTGACGGGCACATTAAAGATGAGGCCACGAACGTATTGGCAGGTATGGGCTTGTCCGTGTCGGACGCCATTCGGATGCTGCTCACTCGCATTGCAGCAGACAAAGCACTCCCCTTCGATATCAATCGTGTGCAGGCCCAACCTGACGCGAAGAAGCCACGAGCTTCTGCCTAA